The genomic interval CAAATCGAGCTTTCCTTCCGGAGCCTCATCCCTCCACACAATGGAACTTGGACGATCCTCCGGCGCGTTTTCTTCAGCAGATGCATCAGAATCCACACCCAACATATGGCGCAAGAAAAACTCCGTGCCCTTAGCTGAAGAGCCCATTAGGTTTGTGCGCCAGTTAAGCAGAATGCGTGGCCAGTTTTCCGGTGCATCCGGATCCTCGCAGGCGAACTGCAAGTCACCATCGGTGAGCTGCTGAACAATATGGTCAGAAACAGACACGCCCTTTTCTTCCGCCTCCTGGCTCAAGATGAGGGGATTGCGGTTGAATTGCGGGAATGACGGCATCCATCCACGTTTCATGGATTCCACCAAGGTATCCGCCGTCATTTTGTCACCCACGGTGCCACGATTAGCCAGTGGGGAAGCCAGACGATTAGCACGAGTGTTGTCATACCTCCACTGATCCGTGGTGAGGTAGTAGAAACCAGTGGTGATCATCTGACGTGGTGGACGCTGCCAGTCTGTAGCAAAGGCATACTGTGCCCAACCATTCATTGGACGGAGTTTCTCCTGACCAACGTAGTGAGCCCAACCGCCACCGTTAACACCTTGGGTGCCACACATAGAGGTCAGCGCCAAGAATGTGCGATAAATAGAATCCGCATGGAAGTAGTGGTTCACACCAGCACCCATGATGATCTGGGAACGGCCCTTGGAATCATCAGCATTCTGAGCAAATTCCCGACCCAAACGAATCGCCTGATTAGCAGGAACACCCGTGAGCTCTTCCTGCCACGCAGGAGTACCCATGACTGGATCCTGGAAATCCTTAGGCCACTCACCAGGAAGGTTGAGCTCTTCGCGGTTCACACCGTAGTGTGCGAGCAACACATCAAAGACAGTGGTGTACTTTCGGCCATTCAACGTGATGGTGGGAACGCCCCGGCTGATGGTGCCAGCACCAATGGGGCCTTCTTGGGTGGCAGTTGCTGGGAGATCGAAGCGGGGGAAGAGGACTTCCGCAGTTTCGGTGTCAGTCTGTACATCTGCAATAGTCATCACTGGATCTACGCCGTCTAAGCGCAGATTCCACTTACCCATGCCTTCTTCACCCCAACGGTCCGCGACAGTGCCACCGGGATCTACAACTGAGCCATCTTTTTGCAGCACAAGGAGACGGTGGGTGGCATTTGGAGTGGCGGCAAGCGCTGGGGAGATATCAGCTGCGCGGTCTGCAGTGAGGAATTTACCTGGGGTGTAGGTGCCATCGCCGTGCTCATCTAATTCCACGAGGAAAGGAGAGTCCGTGTATTTGCGCATGTAGTCCATGAAGTACGGCGTCTTCTTGTCAACATGGAATTCCTTCAAGATCACATGGCCCATGGCAAAGGCGAGTGCGCCGTCAGTACCAGGGTGGATGCGTGCCCATTCATCAGCAAATTTGGTGGAGTCAGCGAAATCCGGGGAAACCACAACAACCTTGGTGCCCTTGTAGCGGGCTTCCACCATGAAGTGGGAGTCAGGCGTGCGGGTCACCGGAATGTTGGAACCCCACATCATGAGGTAGCTGGAGTTGTACCAGTCGCCAGATTCCGGAACGTCAGTTTGATCGCCGAAAGTTTGTGGTGATGCTGGTGGGAGGTCGGCGTACCAATCGTAGAAGGACAGCGCCACTCCGCCGATCATCTGCAAGAAGCGAGTACCAGCACCGTAAGACACCTGCGACATTGCGGGAATAACGGTGAATCCATGAATGCGGTCGGGGCCGTATTGGCGGATGGTGTACACATGGGCTGCCGCAGCAATCTCCATGGCTTCCTCATACTGAACGCGGATGAGGCCACCTTTGCCCCGCTGGGATACATATGCTTTGCGCTTTTCTGGGGTTTCTACAATGTCGCGCCACGCCAGCACCGGATCGCCCAGGCGTTCCTTGGCTTCGCGGTACATATCAACTAGCACGCCACGGATGTATGGGTAGCGGATGCGGGTTGGGGAGTAGGTGTACCAGGAAAATGATGCACCACGAGGGCAGCCACGTGGTTCATAGTCGGGCATATCCGCACCGGTAGTTGGGTAATCCACTGCCTGGGATTCCCAGGTGATCACACCGTCTTTTACATACACTTTCCACGAGCAGGAGCCCGTGCAGTTCACGCCATGTGTGGAGCGCACGACTTTATCGAAAGCCCATCGGTTGCGATAAAACACATCGGCTTGGCGTCCGCCCTGAAGGAAAATCTGCTGGCCTTCAGAACCGACGGTGCCTTTTCTTAGGAAACTGCCGAGCTTGAAGAGGGGGTTGATCTTTTCAGAAGACTTCCCAGAAGAAGTAGTTGTAGTCATGGATTGGCCTTTCGGTTTATCCCGGGAATGGAGCGTTCGGGCGGGCGTAGTAGATCCAGGTCAAAGCGGTGGCGATGATGAAGAACACCACGCAGCCCCAGAAGAACGCGACAGTTGGAGTGAAGGAGAGCAAGACACCGACAATGAAGGGGCCGAAGGCACCAATGGCACCGGTCCAGCCGATCACGCCACCTGCTTGGCGTTTAGGCAAAATCATGGGCATTTGTTTGAAGGTGCCAGCATTGCCCAGACCGGTGAAGAAGAACAGGGCAAGCATGGACCACAGGAATGGCCAGAAATCATCAGGTGTCTCCGCTCTGCTTAGGAAGATTGCGGCAGCTGCAGTGGCGATAGTCATTCCGATGCCACCGACAAAGGTCCAGATAGCTCCACCGAATCTGTCACACAGTGGACCCCATGCAGCACGCACCAAAGCACCAATCAAAGGTCCAAGAAACGCGAACGTAGCACCGGCGTGAAGCATCTCAGCTGGATAAGTCTCTGCCATCGGGGAAGCGATGCCGAAGTTGTTGTTGATGATCAGACCGAACTGCGCGGCGAAACCGGCGAAGGCACCGAATGTCATCAAGTAGATAATGGACAAAATCCATGTGTTCTTGTTGCCAAAGATATCGATCTGTTGCCGGAAATTTGCGGTGACTGGGACATCTTTAAGAAACAGGAAGGATAAAACGGCCGCGAGAATAGTCCACGGGACCAACACAATCGCAGCATTGTGCACAAACACCGTGGTGCCTTCAATGGTGCGCTGCGGGGTGAGGAAACCAATGCCCAGCAGACCGAAACCCATGACCCATGGGCCCATGAACTGAATTATCGAGACGCCGAGGTTGCCGATACCTGCCTGAATGCCCAGCGCAGTGCCCGATTTTGCCTTGGGGAAGAAGTATCCCGTGGACGGCATATATCCAGAGAACACGCCACCACCAATGCCAGTGAGTGCAGCGAGTGTGAGAAGCCACCAGTAGGGAGTGCTTGAATCTTGGACAGCCAGGAACCACCCAAACATGGGGATCAAAAATAGACCGGAGGAAATTCCGACCAATTTGCGGGTTCCAAGAATCGGTGGAAGGAACATGTAAATCAATCGGATTAATCCGCCGGCCAAACCGGGGATAGATGCGAGCCAATAAAGCTGACCTGCTGAGAGATCAAATCCAATTCGATTGAGTAGGGGAGCGATGGCAGAAACCAAATACCACACGCAGAACCCAATAATCATGGAGAAGGTGGTAATCCACAGGGTTCGCCATGCAATTTTCGAGTCCCAATGTTCAGGATCTTCTGGATCCCACCCTTGCAGAACAACGCCTTTGGTGTTGAGTTGTGTCACGTGATGCCTCTTCATGGTTACGCGGAAAGGCTTTCCGTCAAGCCCGCCCTATGGCTGTGATAAGTACTAAGATAACAGCTCTGACCTGCGCCCGCATGTTTTTCAACGGGGTTTTCCGTATTTAATTAGGCAACATATTTGTGTCGTAATTCACTTTATGCAGGTAAACGAATTTGTGCTTATATCAACATTCGTGATTCGGCAAAATTAATTAAACTGAAAAAGGGGATTAATTACCCCCACTTGAGGAGAAATTGATGCCCGCACAGAACAAAAACCTCCCAGGATCCGTCATCGTTGTGTCTGATCGGATTAAATCGGGAGAAAGAATTGATAAAGCAGGACCCGTAGCAGTAGACCTTCTTCAGGAATCAGGCGTGGAGATTTCCACATTCACCGTCGTGGAGGAGGGCTTTGAACCTGTCCATCAAGAATTGGTTAAGGCGTTGGCGCGCCGGGATCGCGTCATCATCACCATCGGCGGAACGGGCGTGGGGCCTAGAAATCGGACGCCGGAGGCCACAGAACCGCACATCGATACGCTACTGCCGGGTCTGATGACGCAGATTTTGTTCTCTGGACTGTCCAATACCGCGCAGGCGGGGTTATCTCGGGGGCTGGTGGGCTTGAGTGCTCGCGATTCCACGGCCGCGCTCATCGTCAACGCGCCGAGTTCTTCCGGGGGCGTGCGCGACGCGCTCGGGGTGGTCTGCCCGCTTTTCGGTTCCATTTTTGAGCGTCTTTAAAAGATTTTTGCTTATCGACGCCTCCCTCCACTTCAACAATGTTTAGGCGCGCAAAAACCCGACGGCGATAAAGCACGCCGTGGGGTTGGCGAAGGCTTAAAGGTCGAACATTTCCTTGATTGCTGGTGGGAAACCAAACTGGGTGAATGCACCGAAGATCAGTGCTGCAATGCCACCCAGGGCTGCCACGATGGCAAGAATTCCGCCAGCAGAAGAGCCAGTTTCCTTTACGTCATCAGAAGGTGCGCCTGTAGTAATCACGACAGAGCCGTTGTCGTAGCTCACCTGAGCGTCAACTGCGCCATCAACAATAACCTCATCAAATTCACCGGAAATTGATGCAGCATCGATCACGGTGACGTGGTTGGTGCCAACAGGAAGGGCAACGTGCAGAGTTCCTCCCAGGTTTGCGGTTCCATCCACGGTGACAGGCTGGGTGATCTTCAAGGTTGCACCATCGTTGATGGTGAGATCGCCTGCTCCCAGAGCTGACTCAGTTGCAGCAACCAAGGTGCCCGCGGTGATGGTGGTTCCACCGGTGTAGGAGTTGTCACCTGACAGGGTGAGTTCACCGGAACCGTTCTTGGTCAGGGATCCTGCGCCCTCGATGTCGTTTTGCCAGTTGTCTTTGGCGTTGTAGCCACCGTCGATGGCATTCATGGTGACGTCAACGTTGGTATCGAATGCACTGTAGCCAGCCTGGGCAGCGTAGAGGTTGAGACGGCCCCAACCTTCGGCATCATCAAGTACTGGGAAACCGGACTCGAGGCCAGTGGAATGTAGAACCCAACGGCGCTGTTCGTCATCAAGGTACGGAAGGCGGGTTTCCAGCAGAGCCTCAGCTCCCTTTGGCACGCGCATGTCTTGGGTGGTGTCGCCGGACTGCTCGAAGCCGAAGGTGAGGAAGTTGGTGTACTCGGCGAGTTGCTCATCAAAATCGCGAGTGTTGGTGGTGATGTCGCTCTGGTTACTGATCCATGCCTGAGCATCATCGAAGGCTTCAGCCTTCACCGAGTCGAGATTCGGATCATTAAGTGCACCTGCAGTAATCGCGGTGGATAGAACACGGCCGCCAATAACATCAAGCGGAGAGTGCATGCCCAGCTGGATGCGGCTTTCGCCGATTTCCGCTGCAGTCATGAGCAGTTTATCGTATTGCTGTGGGAAAGCGTAAGCCAGGCCGTTGGTTGCCATGCCGCCTGCGGAGGTGTGTCCGGAAGGGAAACCGCCATCGCTGGCAGCTTCGGATTCATCCTTGCGCAGTGGGTTTGCATACTCTGGCATGTCAACGCCCTCGCCCCAGGCTTCTGGTTCGATGGATTCAGTCCAGCGGTAGGGGCGTGGGTATTGGTAGTACGCCTTGGCATTGTTGCTGGTTGCGGCATGCTGACGGATAGCTTCAATTAGATCAACAGTGGATCCGAGTTCTCCACCGGTCTCTGCCCAATTGCCATTCACATTGCCGCCATCGTTGTACTTCACGGTGGTGGCATCAGCTGGAACAACGTCAGGGATGGTGGTGCCCACCTGTGCGGTCTCGCGGTAACTATCTGCGTATGCGCCAAGACCGTCGGTTGCGGTGTAGTTCTGGTTGCGGCGATCAATAACCCAAGCACGTTCTTGCTGAGCATCGGTCGCCTGCTGGGAGATTGCCACAGACTGTGCGATGTTGGAATCCAGCACGGTGGGGTCAACCTTGACGCCGGTGTTCCATTCTTCGCCTGGGGTCCACAGCTCAAGCATTTCCTCCAGTACGCCAACAGCTGCATTACTTGATGGATTCAGATCAGTGGAAACGTTGGTGTCCCATGCATCAACGTAGTAGCCGTAGCTGGCGGTATGTGGGGCGATGGCGGAGGCATCGAGAAGCGCTGGCTCCTGGGCGGACGCTGCGGGAACGGTGATGATCGTTGATGCCAGTGCGGTGCATAGGACGAGGCCAAGTGGCCGGGAAGAGGGGCGCATGATGTCTTTCAAAGTGAAGGGGTCCCACAGTGCCTGTTGAGTTTTTATGAAAAAAGCTGGCGCTGGGGCCACGAACTTAAAGGAGAGGGAGCCTTGAGAAAAGGGCCCGGCGGATTAAGTTAGGCTTCCCACGTGTCCATTAAGTTAACTTTGCAATACTTGTTAATTAACTTGTAAACATAGTTTTGTGGAGCGTGTTATTTCTCTTTAAAAACTTGTTGTACGTTCAGCGCACCTCAAATTAGCTACACCGATGCAGGCCACAGGTATTTCAAGATGTGATCCCAAGTTATTACACCAAGCACCGTTTTCCCATCAGCGGAAAGCACCGCACTGATCTGCTCGTTATGCTCCCGCATGTATTCCAGCGCTTGGTGTAACGTGTCGGTCTCAGCAACGGTGAGGATTGGGCGAGACCACTTCGAAGCCTTCTCGTCTGGCGAGGCACCAAGGGTGTCTCGCACATGAATGACGTGTGGGAAAAGGTGGGAGGGGGCGTCGATAAGCACACGCAAGCTGCCACTGCGCTGAGCTGCGGCTTGCACCTCAGCAACCGTGGCGCTGGCGCTGTGCGTAAATGGAGATGCGGTCAGGGTTTGACCGACCGTGATTTTATCCAGCTTGATAATTCCGCTGATTTGGGCGGCGGATTGCTGATCCAGAGCGCCAGTTTCTCGGGAATGCTCAATGAGGGCATGGAGGGTATCGGTGTCATAGCCACCAGCTGCAGCTCGATCAACGGGAGTTTCACCAACTTTGCGGACCAAATCGTTCGCCATTTTGTTGATCCACTGCAGCAATGGACGAAACAGGTTAATGAAGCCCCGTGCGGGAATCGCGATAGTTCGAAGTGCCGTCTCCGGATGCGCGATTGCCCAGGATTTCGGAGCCATTTCGCCGATGACCAAGTGCAGAAACGTTACGATAAACAGCGACAAAATAAACGCAATGACATCTGCCATAACCAGCGGTATACGCGCCCATTCGAAGAGCGGCATCAAAGCATAATGAACCCACGGCTTCGTGATAGCACCCAACGCGAAAGTCACCATGGTGATTCCCAACTGCGCGCCCGCGAGCATGAGAGTAAGTTCATTGAGGCTTCGCAACGCAGCGCGGGAAGACCGCGAGGTTTCCACAGTCTCCTCTAACCGGTTCCGCCTAGCTGCAAGCAAAGCGAACTCAATGATGACGAAAAACGCAGACAGCGCGATGAGTAGAATAGTGGCGGGTAAAACGACATACCATTCAGTCATGGCTTAGCGATTCTCCTTCGGAGCGGGGTGATTGTCTGGGTGGTCTTCGAGCAGAGCGAGCGCCAGTTTTACAGGCACGTTTCGCTCTACCTCTAAAACAGTGATGCGCAAAATACGCTGCGTAGGGGAGGTGTTGTTCAGGTAATCCTCTGGCTCAAAATCCAGAGGTATTTCTATGACATCCCCAGTCTTTAGAAGGGCATTCGCATGGTCAAAGAGCAGTCCAGAAATCGTCTCGTAATCGCCTTCAGGTAGCTCGTACCCGATGGCGCGCTCAACCTCGTCAAGAGGGGTATCGCCATCAATTAGCCATTTGTCAGGGCTCGTTTCCGTAATATCTTCAGAGCTGAAAACATCGTGCTCATCGTTGATATCGCCGAGGACTTCCTCAGCTAAATCTTCTAATGTCACAATGCCAATGAATCCACCGTATTCATCAATCACGCAAGCAAGCCTGTCTTCACGATTGTGCAGTTCGGTCACCACGTCAGGCAAAGACATAAACTCTGGAACGATCACAGGCTGATGCATGAACTCAGTGACTTTCGCGGAATCTGAAATTTCGGCGCCGTGAATATCGGTTCCAAGAATATCAATCAGATTGATCACCCCAATGGGCACATGGTTGTCATCGATGATGGGGTAACGCGTATGCGCTTTCCTCATGAGGGCCTTAACCTCAGCGATGGTTGTCTCCGGATCAACCACACCCACACGCGAACGCGGAATCATTGCATGACCCACATCATGCGACGGGAAATCCAACAATCGATCAAGCGACAAAGACATCGAATTATTTAAAACGCCACTATCCCTAGATGACGCCACAATATGCGGAAGGTCTTGTGCAGTGGCAGACGAATCAACATCTTCCACCGGCTCTATTCGAAAGAGTCGAAGCAATGCGTTGGATGCAAAATCAAAGAATGTGATCAACCAACCAGCGAGTTTCAAATACCACGTGGTCGAAGGCGCAAGCGCCAGCGCAGACTTCAACGGCGTGGCAAGGGTGTAGTTCTTAGGGAAGAGTTCACCAAAAATCATTTGGACAACCGTGGAGATCGCTAGCGCCAACACAGTGCCCACAGAGATTGACACCGCAGCGGGAACCCCCACCCCTCCTAGCAGAACACCTAACGCGTTACCCACCAGAGGTTCGGCCACAAAACCCACCAAAAGTCCGGTGACGGTGATACCCAATTGCGCACCAGAAAGCATAAAGGATGTGCGCTTAGTGATGCTGAGAGCGCGACGAGCCTTCTTATCTCCAGAGTCAGCGAGAGCTCGCAGCTCATTTCGATCAACGGACATGTAGGCAAATTCCTGAGCCACAAAATATCCGTTGAGGACGATGATCACCCCAATGACCACCAAACCAGCAATTAAAGACAAAACAGCTGTTAACAAGATTCCACCTGCCTCAACACAAATAGATTAGTGTGGACAGGCCAGATAGATCGTGCGGGAGGCTCCATGCGGAGTCTAAACCTCATTCATTCAAGTCGGTGATGCCCCGTGTTCGGGAATATGAAAGAGTGTACAGAAAAAGCAGAGCTCACGTTTCTCATCAGTGGGCTTTAGGGAGCGTTACGTTGCCCAATACCTCCAGTTCAGCCACCGTATCGTAGTCTTTTTCAGTGCCATCGCCACCCACTTCCACAATGTGTCCCGCTTGCTTCAGTAACGCTTTTGCCGGTCGATTTCTAGTCTCGCCCAGGCTGTGAATCACCGCTTCTAGGCTGCCACTTCTCCACAGCGCGCACAACGGTTGTACCCAGCCATCGGCAGCAAGGGTTACGGCCACATCGGCTTTGCCAATCTGTGCCTGAAGTAGGGGCAGCATCGCTGCAGAATAAGGCGCGTCCACGGCAAGAATCGCAGTGAATTCATGGGCGTGCTCAAAAGAATTCAGCCCTGCCTCGATTCCCGCGACCGGCCCGCCAAGCGGAGGTTCCTCGCAGACAGTCGTGATTCCGTCGATGATCGCGGGGGAAACCACCACGACGTCATCTTCTGGATCCAGCTGTGAAAGCAGGATATCCAGCAGCGTGCGACCATCCACCGCCACAGCAGCCTTATCCACCCCACCCATGCGTTTACCCTCGCCACCAGCAAGAATGATGATATTCATTTACATTCTCCCCAGCACAACATCAACCAGACCGTCCTCGGCAATCGACGAAGTCACCAGTGCAATACCGCCACTTCCAGCCAGTGCACCGACCATATGGGATCGATGTGCCTGAGAATTTGCCATTCTTTTCTCCCAATCAATCGCCACCGGTATCGCCAATACGGCGCCCTCCCGCGCCTTCAGCGCCCGGTTCGAGCGCAGCGCCACCACAGGGAGTTCGCTTATCGACGCCAGCCTCTTTCCACCCCCTAATCTCTCAATTACCGGAACAACAAAGAGCCTAAAACTAACCCACGCCGCCACCGGGTTTCCCGGCAGACACACCACTTTTGCGTCGCCCCACTGCCCATGACCTTGCGGTTTACCCGGCTTCATCGCAATGGGGAAGAATTCAAAACCACCAGTCTTAGTTCCCACGGCTTTGACCACATCGAACGCGCCCGCCGAGATCCCACCCACAGTGATGATCACATCCGCAACCTCTGCAGCCTTATCGAGCGTCTCCCTCAATGCAGTCTCAGAATCATCGGAATGGAAATGCTGCGGATCCTTAATCCCCACGCGTTTTAGCTCCGCAACCAGCATCGGCCCATTGGAATTAGGGATACCCCAGGGATTTCCCTGGTTTAGCTCATCACCGGTAGTGATCACCGCAACCCGAGGGCAAGGATGGGCTTTTACAGTGTCATGGCCAACTGAAATCACCGTCGACACAGTACCCGCATCAAATGCCGTCCCCGCAGCAACCGCAATTTCGCCTTCTTTAAGATGCTCACCAGCATGGCGAATATTATTCCTCTCACCTGGTAGCTCATTGATCGTGATTTCTGTAGGAAGCGAGTGATCCACCGGAGCATTGGTGAGCTCCACTGGAACCACGATCATGTCCTTGTTGGTGGATGGGACGGGTCCACCTGTCATCACACGGATGGCTTTTCCATTATTAATGCTCGCCGGCGCAGAACCCGCCGGAGTATCACCGCCCACAAGAAATGTCCACGGCCCGCTGCCATGGATGTCTTCTTTCAAAATGGCGTAACCATCAACAGCAGAATTAGTAAATTTCGGGATAGGAATTGTCGCGACAACATCCTCTGCAAGGTGACTTAACGGATGCGCGCCGAGGATAGGGGTTTTTACTGGCGGAAGCGGTGCGACGCTGTCTATCAAAATGGAAAGATAGTCATCGACGCTGCGTTGCTGTGCCACTTGAAACCCCTTTTTCGACAATAAACACTCAAATATATAGGGTAGTTGCCAAATCAATAGTTCGCGCTGTTTTAAGAGGTTGAGATTCTCAAACGGGTGTTTGTATAGATCACATTGCGATCATGCCTTAGACGCGATTCTGAGAGGGCAAGTTTTTTGAGTTCCGGTTCCAATTTTAAGCTCGACCAAACCACAGTGCCCACGAACTGGAAATTCGACAACTCTGGGCATTTGTGTCTGGTTTCAAGCCGTCGAAACCAGACCACGCTGCCCATGAACCGGGAAAACCTGAGCCGTGGGCAGTGTGGTTTGGTCATGGCGTTCGAATGCTGATTCGGGCCAGACAGGCGTGACAAGATTGGCGAAAAGTCTATGATTTTGGCACACCTGTCCGGTTATCGGGACCAAAAACCAGACACACGTGCCAAAAGCTGTGGAAATTCTCGAATCTTGTCACGCCTGTCTGGTTGGGGCTGGTATGGGCTAGCCACCGATGGCAGACATGGGGCGATCTGGTTGGAGGAAGCCTTCATCGTCGATGCCATGGCCGGGTTTCTTCTCCCACATGGCGCCTGCCCACAGTTGCGCGAGCTCATCGTCGGAGGCGCCGTCGCGAAGCGCGTCACGTAGGGGAGTTTCAGTGCGGGAGAAAAGGCAGTTTCGGATGGTGCCGTCGGTGGTGAGGCGGGAGCGATCGCAATCTCCGCAAAATGGGTGCGTCACCGAGGCGATGATGCCGATTTGTCCAGTGATATCAGGGTTGGATTTATCTACCACATTCCACAGCGCAGCAGGTGCAGCTCCTCGGGGTTCCTTGGCGGGGGATAAGGTGAATTTTTCTTCCAGGCGCGCCAGGATTTCTTCGGCTGTGACCATATCGCCGCGTTTCCACTGCTCGCGCGGGCCAAGTGGCATTTGTTCGATGAATCGCAGTTGGGAGCCTTTGGAAATGCAGTATTCCGCAAGGGGGACGATATCTACTTCATTGACCCCAGGCATGACCACGGCGTTGATCTTCACTGGGTGAAGGCCAGCGGCAACAGCGGCATCGATGGACGCCAACACACCGGACAATCGATCACGCCTGGTTAGCGAGACGTAGCGTTCGGCGTCGATGGTGTCGAGTGAAATATTGACCCGGTCAAGACCAGCTTCTTTCAGTCCTGCGATGCGTTTGTCTAGGCCAAGGCCGTTGGTGGTGAGAGCGATGTGAACTTTTTCGCCTTCGTCGGTGCGCAGGGCTGCGGTGCCGGCGATGATGTCTTCCAAATTTTTCCGCAGTAAAGGCTCGCCGCCGGTGAATCGAATTTGACGAATGCCCAGCTTAACCACCGCAATGCGGATGAGTCGCAGCACCTCGGCGTCGTTAAGCGTCTGCTCGGTGGGCAGCCACTCTAAACCCTCCGCGGGCATGCAATAGGTGCAGCGGAGGTTGCATCGGTCGGTCAGTGACACCCGCAGGTCACGCGCGATGCGTCCGAATCTGTCCACAAGCACGCGATTGCCGTCTGCGGGTGGCAGGTACGCATCATGTTTGATGCTCGCAGAAGTGCTTTTCGACGCCCCCTCCCGATCATTTCGGGGCGGCGTTGGCGAAAGATAAAGGCGAGTAGTCATCTTCTTGCCCATCCTAGAAAGAGCTGCGGAATAAAGCCAGTAAAAGCCGGAATAAATAGGGAAGTTATTTTTCACCTGGCCCTTTAAGCTTAATTACTTCGAAATCGCCGTTGCGCAGGTGGTTGCGGAGGTCCTTCTTGTCATATTTACCGACGGAGGTTTTATCCACCTCATCAACAAATGTCCAATATTCTGGCAGCATCCAGTTGGGTAGGCGGTCGCGAAGTTGATCGCGGAGGCGCTCGGCGGTTTCCCGGGTGCGTTCAATGCCGGGGTAGAGCATGGTGACTGCGAGGGGACGTTCCACCCACTTGTCATCGGGGAAGCCAATGACGGCGCATTCGACAACCTCTTCCGTAGCCACGATGAGGTTTTCCAGCTGAGCGGAGTAAATCCACTCGCCGCCAGAACGGATGACATCGCGGGCGCGGTCTTGGATGGTGAGGAATCCATCGCTGGTGACAGATCCAACGTCCCCGGTGCGCAGCCAGCCGTCGGCGGTGAAGAGCTCATCGTTTTCCTCTTCAACGTCATGGTCGCGGAATGTTGAGGCGGTGCCACCTTCTTTTTCCACATCGGGGTGGAAGTAACTTGCAGTCACCCACGGACCGCGGACCTGAATCTCGCCCTCGTTGCGGTCGGTGGACGCCATGACCTGGCCGTCGTTGACAATGCGGTACTGCAGGGAGGCGGGGAATCGGCCCTGGGAGACTCGATAATTCCACCGGCTTTCACCAGAAACACCTGATGGTGGGCGAGACACAGTACCCACGGTGGAGGTTTCCGTCATACCCCACACGTGGACAACATCCACGCCATAGCGCTGCTCCCACATGGTGATCACGATTGGAGGCACCGCAGAACCGCCCACGTATAGCTCACGCAGAGACATACGCTCTGGGGGATTTTTCAGGTAGTGAACCATCAGCTGAATCCAGAGAGTAGGCACGCCATGCGCCACGCGAGGCAGCGTGGTGGAAATGATCTTTGCCAATGTCGGCGCAGAAAGATCCGGTCCAGGAAGCACCAGGGGAGTGCCGGACATAAACGCTGCGATCGGCACGCCCCAGCTGAGGACGTGGTAAATCGGCACACAGCACAGGAACGTTTCGCCGTGTTCCACTGCGAGGGAATCCGTGGTGCGCAAGCTCAACGACTGTAAATAAAGCGAGCGGTGGGAATACACCACACCCTTCGGCGGTCCCGATGTACCGGTGGAATAGCAAATTGCAGCAGCAGTGCGTTCATCCTGCTCGGGCCAGTTGTAAACAGTGGAACGGCCGTCAAGGAGCGCTTCATAGGAATACAGCTTCATTCCCTCCGGCATGTGGGCCGCCGCGCTAGAGAAATCAT from Corynebacterium glutamicum ATCC 13032 carries:
- a CDS encoding nitrate reductase subunit alpha; its protein translation is MTTTTSSGKSSEKINPLFKLGSFLRKGTVGSEGQQIFLQGGRQADVFYRNRWAFDKVVRSTHGVNCTGSCSWKVYVKDGVITWESQAVDYPTTGADMPDYEPRGCPRGASFSWYTYSPTRIRYPYIRGVLVDMYREAKERLGDPVLAWRDIVETPEKRKAYVSQRGKGGLIRVQYEEAMEIAAAAHVYTIRQYGPDRIHGFTVIPAMSQVSYGAGTRFLQMIGGVALSFYDWYADLPPASPQTFGDQTDVPESGDWYNSSYLMMWGSNIPVTRTPDSHFMVEARYKGTKVVVVSPDFADSTKFADEWARIHPGTDGALAFAMGHVILKEFHVDKKTPYFMDYMRKYTDSPFLVELDEHGDGTYTPGKFLTADRAADISPALAATPNATHRLLVLQKDGSVVDPGGTVADRWGEEGMGKWNLRLDGVDPVMTIADVQTDTETAEVLFPRFDLPATATQEGPIGAGTISRGVPTITLNGRKYTTVFDVLLAHYGVNREELNLPGEWPKDFQDPVMGTPAWQEELTGVPANQAIRLGREFAQNADDSKGRSQIIMGAGVNHYFHADSIYRTFLALTSMCGTQGVNGGGWAHYVGQEKLRPMNGWAQYAFATDWQRPPRQMITTGFYYLTTDQWRYDNTRANRLASPLANRGTVGDKMTADTLVESMKRGWMPSFPQFNRNPLILSQEAEEKGVSVSDHIVQQLTDGDLQFACEDPDAPENWPRILLNWRTNLMGSSAKGTEFFLRHMLGVDSDASAEENAPEDRPSSIVWRDEAPEGKLDLMLTTDFRNTSTTLVSDIVLPAATWYEKHDLSTTDMHPFIHSFNAAINPPWETRTDWEVFHDLTKEFSSQAATWLGTQTDVITAPIAHDSPDELNMPGGIVPDIDEVGLIPGKTMAKIIPVERDYSKVYEKWTHLGPLTAKAGTGTHGTAFNVTKQTEELALINGTSITESAGERPRLDSAVKAIEMILHLSGVSNGEVAAEGFKNQGARVGTDMMDLIADHEGTHINWDMVKERPAEVITSPEWTGSKKDGRRYTAFSINIEYDKPWHTLSGRMHYYLDHDWFIDYGEQLPIFRPPLDKIHINGEVGPGQSVTGTDGEPEVTVRYLTTHNKWSIHSQYYDNLHVLSISRGGQVIWMSNKDAEKLGIADNDWIEAYNRNGVVSARAIVSHRIPEGTVFMNHAQERTAGTPLNEKSGRRGGTHNSLTRIMIKPVHVAGGYGHLTYGFNYIGPTGNNRDEVTRIRRRSQEVQY
- a CDS encoding nitrate/nitrite transporter; the protein is MTQLNTKGVVLQGWDPEDPEHWDSKIAWRTLWITTFSMIIGFCVWYLVSAIAPLLNRIGFDLSAGQLYWLASIPGLAGGLIRLIYMFLPPILGTRKLVGISSGLFLIPMFGWFLAVQDSSTPYWWLLTLAALTGIGGGVFSGYMPSTGYFFPKAKSGTALGIQAGIGNLGVSIIQFMGPWVMGFGLLGIGFLTPQRTIEGTTVFVHNAAIVLVPWTILAAVLSFLFLKDVPVTANFRQQIDIFGNKNTWILSIIYLMTFGAFAGFAAQFGLIINNNFGIASPMAETYPAEMLHAGATFAFLGPLIGALVRAAWGPLCDRFGGAIWTFVGGIGMTIATAAAAIFLSRAETPDDFWPFLWSMLALFFFTGLGNAGTFKQMPMILPKRQAGGVIGWTGAIGAFGPFIVGVLLSFTPTVAFFWGCVVFFIIATALTWIYYARPNAPFPG
- a CDS encoding MogA/MoaB family molybdenum cofactor biosynthesis protein, with the translated sequence MPAQNKNLPGSVIVVSDRIKSGERIDKAGPVAVDLLQESGVEISTFTVVEEGFEPVHQELVKALARRDRVIITIGGTGVGPRNRTPEATEPHIDTLLPGLMTQILFSGLSNTAQAGLSRGLVGLSARDSTAALIVNAPSSSGGVRDALGVVCPLFGSIFERL